In one Arenibacter antarcticus genomic region, the following are encoded:
- a CDS encoding MBL fold metallo-hydrolase RNA specificity domain-containing protein translates to MKNNKISIHFLGAAGTVTGSKYLVDTGDRKILIDCGLFQGLKELRLKNWEYPPVEVSEIDMVLLTHGHLDHTGYLPRLVKLGFKGHIYGTNPTLDIAKIILNDSAKIQEQDAERANKEGYSKHSPAEPLYDLKDVEKTIPCFKGIPQSQWIPLFDGIRARFQYNGHILGATYIELEVHGKRFVFSGDIGRTNDLLLYPPLKPKKADVLFIESTYGGRFHPDEVEAIPRIEKLVNETINRGGSLFIPSFSVERAQLMMLIFWRLLKEKKIPKVQMIMDSPMGANVLELFHHTRDWHRLNENECDEMCSHFTVVSSYRETMELRTDDKPKIVIAGSGMLTGGRMLNYLETQAQNPNNTLLFVGYQAEGTRGRKLLEGDKELKVYGKWVPFKMQMAEIEGLSAHADHAELMAWMSKIKNKPERIFIVHGEKEGAEALQKGIVETYGWNAEIPQLYNIEGIE, encoded by the coding sequence ATGAAAAACAATAAAATAAGCATCCACTTTTTGGGAGCAGCAGGTACAGTAACAGGCTCAAAGTATCTAGTGGACACTGGAGATAGAAAGATACTGATAGACTGTGGACTTTTTCAAGGGTTAAAGGAATTACGTCTCAAAAATTGGGAATATCCGCCTGTGGAAGTTTCAGAAATTGATATGGTACTGCTTACCCACGGCCATTTGGATCATACAGGTTATCTGCCAAGATTGGTGAAATTAGGATTCAAAGGGCATATCTACGGTACCAATCCTACTTTGGACATTGCCAAGATCATTTTGAACGATAGTGCAAAAATACAGGAGCAAGATGCTGAACGTGCCAATAAAGAAGGTTATTCCAAACACAGTCCCGCAGAACCGCTTTACGATTTAAAGGATGTGGAAAAAACCATTCCATGTTTTAAAGGAATCCCCCAATCCCAATGGATTCCTTTGTTTGATGGTATCAGGGCACGTTTCCAATATAACGGCCATATTTTAGGCGCCACCTACATCGAGTTGGAGGTGCACGGAAAACGCTTTGTCTTTTCAGGAGATATTGGCAGGACCAATGATTTATTGCTTTATCCACCCCTGAAACCAAAAAAAGCAGATGTGCTTTTCATTGAATCTACTTATGGAGGAAGGTTTCATCCGGATGAAGTGGAAGCCATTCCACGTATTGAAAAATTGGTCAATGAAACCATTAATAGGGGCGGCAGCCTGTTTATCCCAAGTTTTTCAGTAGAACGTGCCCAACTAATGATGCTTATCTTCTGGAGATTACTGAAAGAAAAGAAAATTCCAAAAGTCCAGATGATAATGGATAGCCCTATGGGAGCCAATGTACTGGAACTGTTCCACCACACAAGGGATTGGCATAGGCTGAACGAGAATGAATGTGATGAAATGTGTTCGCACTTTACGGTGGTAAGCAGTTATCGGGAAACAATGGAATTACGAACTGATGATAAACCAAAAATAGTGATTGCAGGAAGTGGAATGCTTACCGGAGGAAGAATGCTCAACTATCTTGAAACACAGGCGCAAAACCCTAACAACACCTTACTATTCGTGGGTTATCAAGCGGAAGGAACGCGGGGCAGAAAATTGTTGGAGGGCGATAAGGAATTGAAAGTGTACGGAAAATGGGTGCCGTTCAAAATGCAAATGGCTGAAATTGAAGGTCTATCGGCCCACGCAGACCACGCTGAACTTATGGCTTGGATGAGCAAAATAAAAAATAAACCAGAGAGAATTTTTATTGTACACGGTGAGAAAGAAGGTGCGGAAGCCCTGCAAAAAGGAATAGTGGAAACTTATGGTTGGAATGCTGAAATCCCGCAGCTCTACAACATTGAAGGAATAGAATAG
- a CDS encoding site-specific integrase, which yields MATVKIILRKNYQKKDKSFPIVLRLTKNRKSKFLFTGEYILEKDWDETKGLARKCHPNSARLNNMLLKKLTEAHDIALEIESSQNKQSVSTIAKKILNEDDYDFFKSSEIFLANILRRKKFDQHYNQEKRLNIFEAFLGRKQLSFVDLDVKLLKRFEAYLLYERKVAPRTAINYLMLIRTVYNLARKEYHVDDRNYPFGKGKIQIKFPESEKFGLNTEEIKLLETESDLTVAQNNAVNTWLASFYFAGIRVGDILKLKCSDFKDDRLYYRMGKNKKIVSLAVPEKAKKLLHQYTSVQQHNNDLVFPYLKGTNLNDDKQVTIRVKTITRNLNRRLKIVAEKLGIEKKLTMHIARHSFGNIAGDKIPIQMLQKLYRHSSITTTVNYQSNFMHKETDDALEKVINF from the coding sequence ATGGCCACTGTTAAGATAATATTGCGTAAGAATTATCAAAAAAAGGACAAATCATTTCCCATTGTTTTGCGATTAACGAAAAATAGAAAGTCAAAGTTTTTGTTTACCGGAGAGTATATTTTAGAAAAGGATTGGGATGAAACTAAAGGGCTGGCAAGAAAGTGTCACCCAAATTCCGCGCGACTTAATAACATGCTGTTAAAAAAGCTTACCGAAGCTCATGATATAGCTTTAGAAATAGAATCAAGTCAAAATAAACAATCTGTTTCTACTATTGCAAAAAAGATTTTGAACGAGGATGACTATGATTTCTTCAAATCGAGCGAAATATTTCTGGCAAACATTTTAAGACGGAAAAAATTCGATCAACATTACAATCAAGAAAAGAGACTGAATATATTCGAAGCCTTTTTAGGGCGTAAGCAATTGTCTTTTGTTGATTTGGATGTCAAATTGTTAAAGAGGTTTGAAGCATATCTACTTTATGAGCGTAAGGTAGCTCCCAGAACAGCTATTAATTACCTTATGCTAATTAGAACAGTTTATAATTTAGCACGAAAAGAATATCATGTGGATGATAGGAACTATCCGTTTGGTAAAGGAAAAATTCAGATAAAATTTCCTGAAAGTGAAAAATTTGGATTGAATACGGAAGAGATCAAATTGCTTGAAACAGAAAGCGACCTGACAGTGGCTCAAAATAATGCGGTTAATACATGGCTTGCAAGTTTTTATTTTGCGGGTATAAGGGTCGGTGATATTTTAAAACTGAAATGCTCAGATTTTAAAGATGACAGACTTTATTATCGGATGGGGAAAAACAAAAAAATTGTCTCCCTGGCGGTACCTGAGAAGGCAAAAAAATTATTACACCAGTATACCTCGGTGCAACAGCATAATAATGATTTGGTTTTTCCTTATTTAAAAGGGACTAATTTAAATGACGATAAGCAAGTGACAATCCGGGTAAAGACAATAACTAGAAACTTAAATAGACGATTGAAAATTGTAGCTGAAAAATTGGGCATCGAAAAGAAACTAACCATGCATATTGCCCGGCATAGTTTCGGGAACATAGCAGGAGATAAGATTCCGATTCAAATGCTTCAAAAATTGTATCGTCATTCTTCTATTACCACCACGGTCAACTATCAATCAAATTTCATGCATAAAGAAACGGATGATGCATTGGAAAAGGTAATTAACTTTTGA
- a CDS encoding helix-turn-helix domain-containing protein: protein MQVVCLQEEAFYALFDKVLEHIEGKVKDKPAKWIDGEEAMSIVKIKSTTTLQKLRDEGKIRFSQPQKKIILYDRDSINEYIENYARETF, encoded by the coding sequence ATGCAAGTCGTTTGCCTACAGGAAGAAGCTTTTTACGCCTTATTTGATAAGGTGCTTGAACATATAGAGGGGAAAGTAAAGGATAAGCCTGCTAAATGGATCGATGGAGAAGAGGCAATGTCTATAGTTAAGATAAAATCCACTACAACCCTACAAAAATTGAGAGACGAGGGAAAGATTCGATTTTCTCAACCCCAAAAGAAAATAATCCTTTATGATCGAGACTCAATCAATGAATATATTGAAAATTATGCCCGTGAAACCTTTTAA
- a CDS encoding copper-translocating P-type ATPase: MNHDKGDHLKMDHSNLPAGKAGMDHSKIEDPKSVDHSKMDHSKMDHGGHSDHNPGHGKMGHDHHEMMIADFRKRFWITLVLTIPILIFSPMIQGFLGYEFLLPGNQYILFALSSVVYFYGGWPFLKGIWSEVKEGAPGMMTLIAMAITVAYVYSSATVFGLEGMDFFWELATLIAIMLVGHWIEMRSVLGASKALQLLVSMMPAEAHRVKGGTVEVIALEDLLIDDIILIKPGEQVPADGIIVDGSSYLNESMLTGESKPVKKEMNDKVIGGSVNGNGSLKVKVEHTGKDSYLNKVITMVEEAQKTKSKMQNLSDRAAKWLTYMALAIGFGTLAVWLILGFPFVYALERMVTVMVIACPHALGLAIPLVVAISTSVSAQNGLLIRNRTAFEESRKISVLIFDKTGTLTKGDFGVTRIKSVDEKFPKEEILRLASALEQSSEHPIATGIIKKVNEDKITIPKPENFNAITGKGVEANVEGKQVKVVSPGYLRDENISIPEDAYSDAAETVVFVLIDGQLVGYIALADEIRPESAEAIKVFKKNNIKVFMATGDNEKTAKAVSDSLGLDGYYAEVLPHQKVELVEKFQNEGEFVAMTGDGVNDAPALAQANVGIAVGSGTDVAAETADIILVNSNPQDISNLILFGKATYKKMIQNLIWATGYNVVAIPLAAGVLYSYGFVLGPAVGAVLMSLSTIVVAINAQLLKRKIGKK; encoded by the coding sequence ATGAATCACGATAAGGGTGATCATTTGAAGATGGATCATTCAAACCTGCCTGCCGGCAAGGCAGGAATGGACCATTCGAAAATAGAAGACCCAAAATCGGTTGACCATAGTAAGATGGACCACAGTAAAATGGATCATGGAGGCCATTCTGATCATAATCCAGGACACGGGAAAATGGGGCATGACCATCATGAAATGATGATCGCTGACTTTAGAAAACGGTTTTGGATAACGCTTGTACTCACTATCCCTATCCTGATCTTCTCACCGATGATTCAGGGATTTCTCGGGTATGAATTCCTGCTTCCTGGGAACCAGTATATCCTATTTGCACTTTCCTCGGTGGTCTATTTCTATGGTGGGTGGCCATTTTTAAAAGGAATTTGGTCTGAAGTCAAAGAAGGTGCCCCTGGAATGATGACGCTTATTGCTATGGCCATCACAGTCGCTTATGTATATAGTTCAGCAACGGTGTTTGGATTGGAAGGCATGGACTTCTTTTGGGAGCTCGCCACGCTAATAGCTATTATGCTTGTCGGTCACTGGATAGAAATGAGAAGTGTTTTAGGCGCTTCAAAAGCATTACAACTGCTAGTAAGCATGATGCCAGCCGAAGCACATCGGGTAAAGGGTGGTACCGTTGAAGTTATTGCACTGGAAGATTTATTAATTGATGACATCATTTTGATTAAGCCAGGAGAGCAAGTACCTGCCGATGGGATTATTGTAGACGGGTCAAGTTATTTGAACGAATCTATGCTCACCGGAGAATCGAAACCGGTAAAAAAAGAAATGAATGATAAAGTAATTGGAGGTTCGGTAAACGGCAATGGCAGCTTAAAGGTAAAAGTAGAGCATACGGGAAAAGACAGCTACCTTAACAAGGTTATCACCATGGTAGAGGAAGCCCAAAAGACCAAATCTAAAATGCAAAATCTTTCCGATAGAGCTGCAAAATGGTTGACTTATATGGCCTTGGCCATTGGTTTCGGAACACTGGCAGTCTGGTTGATTCTTGGGTTTCCATTTGTATATGCATTGGAAAGAATGGTTACCGTTATGGTCATTGCTTGTCCTCACGCATTAGGACTAGCCATACCTTTGGTTGTTGCAATTTCTACATCAGTATCTGCACAAAACGGATTGTTGATCCGTAATAGGACTGCCTTTGAAGAATCTCGTAAAATATCTGTACTGATTTTTGATAAGACGGGAACCCTTACCAAAGGGGATTTTGGGGTAACCCGTATTAAATCTGTAGATGAAAAATTTCCGAAAGAGGAAATATTACGGCTTGCTAGTGCATTGGAACAAAGCTCGGAACATCCTATTGCCACAGGAATCATTAAAAAAGTCAACGAAGATAAAATTACCATCCCAAAGCCTGAAAACTTTAATGCGATTACAGGTAAAGGCGTGGAGGCAAATGTAGAAGGTAAGCAGGTTAAAGTGGTTAGTCCTGGATATTTAAGGGATGAAAACATTTCCATTCCCGAAGATGCTTATAGTGATGCTGCTGAAACTGTTGTATTTGTTTTAATTGACGGACAGCTAGTTGGATATATTGCCCTAGCTGATGAAATAAGACCAGAATCTGCCGAAGCTATAAAAGTATTCAAAAAGAACAACATCAAAGTCTTTATGGCTACTGGTGATAACGAAAAAACAGCTAAAGCGGTAAGCGATAGTCTTGGTCTGGATGGATACTATGCTGAAGTATTACCGCATCAAAAGGTTGAACTAGTAGAAAAATTTCAGAACGAAGGAGAGTTTGTAGCTATGACGGGAGACGGGGTAAACGATGCACCTGCTTTGGCTCAGGCAAACGTTGGTATTGCCGTAGGTTCTGGTACAGACGTAGCTGCAGAAACAGCAGATATTATTCTCGTAAACAGTAATCCTCAAGATATTTCCAACTTGATTTTATTTGGTAAAGCGACCTACAAAAAAATGATTCAGAATCTAATCTGGGCAACAGGATATAACGTTGTAGCTATTCCATTAGCCGCTGGAGTTCTCTATTCTTATGGTTTTGTTTTAGGTCCAGCAGTGGGAGCTGTTTTAATGAGTTTGAGTACCATCGTAGTTGCTATCAATGCTCAATTATTGAAAAGGAAAATCGGTAAAAAGTAA
- a CDS encoding ribose-phosphate pyrophosphokinase: MKTILFSLPGNEELTELLAIKMDAEIGECTIRKFPDGESYTRILSDVKGKCVVMVCTLHEPDKKLLPLYFLSHTAKSLGAMCTCLVAPYLAYMRQDKVFNKGEGVTSGFFGKLISGFADSITTVDPHLHRISSLDEVYHIPNKVIHAADAISGWIKEHIENPVLIGPDSESEQWVSEVAKTAKAPFMILQKIRHGDRDVEVSVPDVEKYKNATPILVDDIISTAQTMIETVKHLRKIGMKPPICVGIHAVFSGNAYQDLLDSGVEKIVTCNTIPHPSNGIDLSDIMAMEVKKLMTHI; this comes from the coding sequence ATGAAAACTATATTATTCAGTCTTCCCGGAAATGAAGAACTCACAGAATTACTGGCAATAAAAATGGATGCGGAAATCGGGGAATGCACTATACGTAAATTTCCAGACGGGGAATCCTATACTCGCATCCTTTCCGATGTAAAAGGTAAATGTGTGGTTATGGTCTGTACCTTACACGAACCTGACAAGAAACTTTTACCACTTTATTTTTTAAGCCATACTGCCAAATCATTGGGAGCTATGTGTACGTGTTTGGTTGCACCCTATTTGGCATATATGCGTCAGGACAAAGTATTTAATAAAGGGGAAGGAGTAACTTCTGGTTTCTTCGGAAAATTGATTTCAGGTTTTGCTGACAGCATAACCACTGTTGATCCTCACTTACACAGAATAAGTTCTTTGGATGAAGTCTATCACATTCCCAATAAAGTAATTCACGCTGCAGATGCCATTTCGGGCTGGATAAAGGAACATATTGAAAACCCAGTACTTATAGGCCCCGATTCCGAAAGCGAACAATGGGTTTCCGAGGTTGCTAAAACTGCTAAAGCGCCATTTATGATATTGCAAAAAATACGCCACGGTGACCGTGACGTGGAGGTTTCGGTACCGGATGTGGAAAAATACAAAAACGCCACCCCTATATTGGTGGATGATATAATTTCCACGGCACAGACAATGATAGAAACTGTAAAGCATTTAAGAAAAATAGGTATGAAACCACCTATATGTGTTGGTATTCACGCTGTATTTTCCGGTAATGCTTATCAGGATTTACTAGATTCTGGAGTAGAAAAGATAGTCACTTGCAATACCATTCCTCATCCTTCAAACGGAATTGATTTAAGTGACATAATGGCAATGGAAGTTAAGAAATTGATGACCCATATATGA
- a CDS encoding MFS transporter, whose product MNRKGKLNKIFLVLLSLFIVMLGYGILLPTLPYYTEKLALKGNLDTDVINFHIGMLTGVYPLFQLLFVIVWGKLSDKYGRKPLIVIGLIGFVVMNLLTGLATSLTMLYIARIIGGIFTSSVIPVSNAYLSDITSEKRRTKIMAWSGVAISSGLIFGPVLGGLLSQTNLHFKYSFWVFHLDRFAVPFILAALLGFVVLLIILKWLKNIKIESPTVSKVVKFSFSLSKYFIVLLLLSFVMQFVVTLFETVFSIYGKDELGFTSNQVGIGFMLCGSVMAVLQPVFATYGERILTSKQQITLGLLISGVALIVFPFVSNELYVYLTIVIFASGGAMVTPNLLSAVSLISKENTGRNISIQSSTNSIGQILGPVLGTWLIAGGFYYPFIIAGSTVLGAMGLVYFLKQQNKVINGALLANQQKKTVAMDHKSTSKGPNKMAFQNVADNVKYVELVHSGEDYFMRLKKLIDNAEDIIHLQTYIFENDETGNRIASSLKEAVQRNVKVFVLLDAYGSAALPDRFVQDLVQHGIFIRFFSPLLSLNNFYIGRRMHHKIIVIDEKLALIGGINIADKYRGNLASAPWLDYAVQLNCPAAMNLQKLCSDYFFKKGNSKKIPPVLHSAGTALVGILQNDWLKRKTEVCDSYTNAILQAEQEIIIVGSYFLPGSRLVKALKNASERGVKTTVILASISDVPLVRKATEHLYSYFLGHHMRIYEWNKSVVHGKVAMVDNKWSTVGSFNLNSLSCYGSIEMNVEVHSVEFAENLRADLEKVINECTEVTLVALKKRENLISRSSNWVSYQMVRSTMFFLTFLPHLRIFKNYRF is encoded by the coding sequence ATGAATAGAAAAGGAAAACTCAACAAGATTTTTTTAGTCTTGTTGAGTTTATTTATTGTGATGCTCGGGTACGGTATTTTATTGCCTACCCTCCCCTACTATACCGAAAAATTAGCTTTAAAAGGAAATCTGGACACAGATGTAATCAACTTCCATATCGGAATGTTAACCGGTGTTTATCCGCTGTTCCAGCTCTTATTTGTGATTGTTTGGGGAAAGCTATCCGATAAATATGGTCGCAAACCCCTAATTGTAATTGGTCTCATCGGGTTTGTAGTGATGAACTTGTTAACGGGTCTGGCCACTTCCCTCACGATGCTTTATATAGCCCGAATCATAGGGGGTATATTTACATCATCGGTCATTCCGGTCAGCAATGCTTATTTAAGTGATATCACTTCGGAAAAACGACGGACCAAGATAATGGCCTGGTCAGGGGTAGCAATAAGTTCGGGCCTTATTTTCGGCCCTGTTTTAGGAGGATTGCTATCACAAACCAACTTACACTTTAAATACTCTTTTTGGGTGTTTCATTTAGACCGTTTTGCGGTTCCATTTATTTTAGCAGCTCTTTTGGGATTTGTAGTATTACTGATAATCTTAAAATGGTTGAAGAATATTAAAATAGAAAGTCCTACTGTCTCAAAGGTGGTTAAATTCAGCTTTTCACTGAGTAAATATTTTATCGTTTTATTGCTTCTATCCTTTGTGATGCAGTTTGTGGTCACCCTATTTGAGACCGTGTTTTCAATTTATGGGAAGGATGAGTTGGGATTTACAAGCAACCAGGTGGGTATTGGTTTTATGCTTTGTGGTTCGGTAATGGCAGTTTTGCAACCTGTGTTCGCAACCTATGGTGAAAGAATACTGACCTCAAAGCAACAGATAACGCTGGGGTTGTTGATATCTGGAGTTGCGTTAATTGTGTTTCCTTTCGTAAGCAATGAGCTTTACGTTTATCTTACGATAGTAATTTTCGCGAGTGGGGGCGCCATGGTAACCCCAAATCTGCTTTCGGCAGTTTCATTGATCTCCAAGGAAAACACGGGCAGGAATATATCCATACAAAGTTCCACGAATAGTATCGGTCAAATTTTGGGTCCGGTATTAGGAACTTGGCTAATTGCAGGTGGTTTTTATTATCCATTTATAATTGCCGGATCAACCGTTTTGGGCGCTATGGGACTGGTTTATTTTTTGAAGCAACAAAATAAAGTGATCAATGGGGCTTTATTGGCCAATCAACAAAAAAAAACAGTAGCTATGGATCATAAATCTACAAGTAAAGGACCTAATAAAATGGCATTTCAAAATGTTGCCGACAATGTTAAATATGTTGAGTTGGTACATTCGGGAGAAGACTATTTTATGCGGTTAAAAAAATTAATAGATAATGCAGAAGATATAATCCATTTACAGACCTATATTTTTGAGAACGATGAAACTGGAAACCGTATAGCCTCCTCTTTAAAAGAAGCCGTACAACGAAATGTTAAGGTATTTGTCCTATTGGACGCCTACGGTAGTGCAGCATTGCCCGATCGTTTTGTACAGGATTTGGTGCAGCATGGTATTTTTATTCGTTTTTTCTCGCCTTTATTATCGTTGAACAATTTTTATATCGGCAGACGGATGCACCATAAAATTATAGTCATCGATGAAAAACTAGCTTTGATAGGTGGAATCAATATTGCCGATAAATATCGCGGAAACTTAGCCTCGGCACCTTGGTTGGACTATGCCGTTCAGTTGAACTGCCCGGCAGCCATGAATCTTCAAAAACTGTGTAGCGATTATTTTTTCAAAAAAGGAAACTCAAAAAAAATCCCGCCTGTCTTACATTCTGCCGGTACTGCACTTGTTGGTATTTTACAAAATGATTGGCTAAAGCGAAAAACAGAGGTCTGCGATTCCTATACGAATGCCATACTTCAGGCCGAACAGGAAATAATTATCGTAGGCTCGTATTTTTTACCAGGAAGCAGATTGGTAAAAGCACTGAAAAATGCCAGTGAAAGGGGAGTGAAAACAACAGTGATCCTAGCTAGCATTAGCGATGTGCCTTTGGTGCGTAAGGCAACCGAACATCTGTATTCGTATTTTCTAGGCCATCATATGAGAATCTATGAGTGGAACAAATCCGTAGTGCATGGCAAAGTGGCAATGGTTGATAATAAATGGTCCACTGTAGGCTCATTTAACCTGAACAGTCTTAGTTGCTATGGCAGTATTGAAATGAATGTAGAAGTTCACTCTGTCGAATTTGCCGAAAACCTTCGCGCTGACCTTGAAAAGGTTATAAACGAGTGTACCGAAGTGACATTAGTTGCACTAAAAAAAAGAGAAAATTTAATCAGTAGGTCTTCAAATTGGGTTTCCTATCAAATGGTACGGTCAACCATGTTTTTTCTTACCTTTCTTCCACATTTAAGGATTTTTAAAAATTACAGGTTTTAA
- a CDS encoding restriction endonuclease translates to MDKSVLIQKYSGEHQAFDVNKLINSLRRSRADEDIVQDIARKVQEQIEEGMTTKKIYQLAFKMLKAKSRVSASKYKLKKALMELGPTGFPFEKLVGKLLAHEGFATKVGVIVQGNCVQHEIDVIALKDNDHYMIECKYHSHQGRFCNVKTPLYIQSRFLDVEKQWEQKKDHESKLHKGGVYTNTRFTTDAIQYGTCVGLLLTSWDYPNGNGLKERIDKSGLHPLTALTTMTNAEKTKLLDQGIVLCKELHENPALLEQIGIDKKRHEKILEDSEALCKST, encoded by the coding sequence ATGGATAAATCAGTTCTAATACAAAAATATTCCGGTGAGCACCAAGCTTTTGATGTAAACAAACTCATCAATTCCCTACGCCGCTCACGGGCGGATGAGGATATTGTTCAGGATATAGCCCGTAAGGTTCAAGAGCAGATTGAAGAAGGAATGACCACTAAAAAGATCTATCAATTGGCATTCAAGATGCTAAAGGCTAAATCGAGGGTAAGTGCTTCAAAGTACAAGCTCAAAAAAGCCTTGATGGAACTCGGCCCAACGGGTTTTCCTTTTGAAAAGTTGGTAGGCAAACTATTGGCGCACGAAGGGTTTGCAACAAAGGTTGGTGTTATTGTACAAGGCAATTGTGTGCAGCACGAAATAGATGTGATAGCCCTGAAGGATAATGATCATTATATGATTGAATGTAAATACCACAGTCATCAGGGTAGGTTTTGCAATGTAAAAACCCCCCTATATATCCAGTCCAGATTTTTGGATGTGGAAAAACAATGGGAGCAAAAAAAAGACCATGAATCTAAACTCCACAAAGGAGGTGTGTACACCAATACGCGGTTTACCACCGATGCCATACAATATGGCACCTGTGTTGGATTGTTATTGACAAGTTGGGATTACCCAAATGGAAATGGTCTTAAAGAGCGAATAGATAAGTCTGGCCTACACCCGTTAACTGCTTTAACAACTATGACCAATGCTGAAAAAACTAAGTTGTTAGACCAAGGCATTGTGCTCTGCAAAGAGCTTCACGAAAACCCTGCGTTATTGGAGCAGATAGGAATTGATAAAAAAAGACACGAAAAGATTTTAGAAGATTCAGAAGCCCTATGTAAAAGCACTTAA
- a CDS encoding thymidine phosphorylase family protein, which translates to MEQHSNNLKYKHLGIYTQNENVVYMHKDCHACISEGFEALTRIRISNASHSIVASLNVINSDMLLPNEIGLSDAAANKLNISQNETLNVSHLEPIESLSHVRAKIYNQKLDYNAYSQIITDIVEGDYSNIHLSAFITACAGERMDIDEISALTKAMIASGKQLNWDQEIVVDKHCIGGLPGNRTTPLVVAIVAAYGLTMPKTSSRAITSPAGTADTMEVLTNVTLSLEEIKTVVEKEGGCFVWGGTAQLSPADDVLIKIEKALDIDSEGQLIASVLSKKAAAGSTHVVIDIPVGETAKVRSTGIAQKLKSHLETVGNAVGLIVKVVITDGTQPVGRGIGPTLEAIDILKVLKNEGDAPNDLKERALFLAGELLELSGKIGKGKGTETAKEVLKSGKAYEKFLAICKAQGRFTLPVLAPHKVEIKADKSGVIKRIDNRKIAKLAKLSGAPQSKSAGILLNVHLGEKIENNQLLYTLYAESKGELNYALDYKNNHNDIITII; encoded by the coding sequence ATGGAACAACACTCAAACAATCTGAAATACAAGCATCTGGGCATTTATACCCAGAACGAAAACGTGGTCTATATGCATAAAGATTGCCACGCCTGTATTTCCGAAGGCTTTGAAGCCCTAACAAGAATAAGGATCTCAAATGCAAGCCATTCTATCGTGGCAAGCCTAAACGTTATAAATTCTGATATGCTGTTGCCCAACGAAATAGGACTATCCGATGCGGCAGCAAATAAACTGAACATTTCCCAAAATGAGACCCTGAATGTTTCACATTTGGAGCCAATTGAATCGTTAAGCCACGTCAGGGCCAAAATTTATAATCAAAAACTCGATTATAATGCTTATAGCCAAATTATTACCGATATCGTTGAAGGCGATTATTCCAACATACACCTTTCCGCATTTATAACCGCCTGTGCGGGTGAACGGATGGATATTGATGAAATATCAGCCCTTACCAAAGCAATGATCGCTTCGGGGAAGCAACTTAATTGGGACCAAGAAATCGTGGTGGATAAGCATTGTATTGGCGGATTGCCTGGAAATAGGACAACTCCATTAGTGGTTGCCATTGTTGCCGCTTATGGTCTAACGATGCCCAAAACATCGTCTCGAGCCATCACCTCACCCGCAGGTACCGCAGATACTATGGAAGTATTGACCAATGTTACGCTTTCTTTAGAGGAAATAAAGACCGTAGTAGAGAAAGAAGGCGGATGTTTTGTCTGGGGCGGTACAGCTCAATTAAGTCCTGCAGATGACGTACTTATAAAAATTGAAAAGGCTTTGGATATTGATAGCGAAGGACAGCTCATCGCTTCGGTACTATCTAAAAAAGCAGCGGCAGGATCCACACACGTCGTTATAGATATTCCCGTTGGAGAAACCGCCAAGGTACGCAGTACGGGAATTGCCCAAAAACTAAAAAGCCACCTGGAAACTGTGGGTAACGCAGTGGGGCTTATTGTGAAAGTCGTGATTACAGATGGTACCCAGCCCGTCGGAAGAGGTATTGGTCCAACATTAGAGGCCATTGATATATTAAAAGTTCTAAAAAATGAAGGAGATGCGCCAAATGACCTAAAAGAAAGGGCATTGTTTTTGGCTGGGGAACTATTGGAACTTTCTGGAAAAATCGGAAAAGGAAAAGGAACAGAAACCGCCAAAGAAGTACTTAAATCTGGCAAAGCTTATGAAAAATTTCTCGCCATATGCAAAGCTCAAGGTCGTTTTACACTACCTGTTTTAGCTCCCCATAAGGTTGAGATTAAAGCAGATAAGTCAGGCGTTATAAAGAGAATCGATAACAGGAAGATTGCAAAACTCGCCAAGCTTTCGGGTGCACCCCAATCAAAATCTGCAGGGATTTTATTAAATGTTCATTTAGGGGAGAAAATTGAAAATAACCAGTTACTATACACTCTATACGCAGAATCCAAAGGTGAACTAAACTATGCCTTGGATTATAAAAACAACCACAACGACATCATAACCATAATTTAA